A stretch of DNA from Candidatus Binatia bacterium:
CTGATCGGCTCGGTCGTGGCCGATACGATCAATCGACGCGCCCTCCTCCTCGGTCAGGTCGAGGACCTCAAAGACGCGTCATTAGATCTCTACATCGCGGCACGTGATGCCTACGGGCAACAGCGTCAGGAGCGAATTCTCGGAGCCGAAGAAGCCGGCCGGCAACGTGATGAGGAACTCTATTTTTTCGATGATTTCGATGAGGAGGAATGGTGATGCGGTTCGTGATGCAGTTTCTGATGCTCTTCGTGGCAATCCTGCTGCCCGGGACCAGCATCGGCTCGGAACAAAAGCCGACGGCCTTTGTCTCTGACATGGCTGACGAAGTCATCGTGGTTCTCAAGCAAGGCAACCTCTCGGACGAGAGCAAAATCGCCCGGATCGAGACCATCGCGGACAGGCGATTTCATTTCCCGAGCATTGCCCGACTGGTTGCGGCACGCAATTGGAGGCGTATGGACACCGCGCAGAAAAAGGCCTTCAGCAAGGAGTTCCAAAAGCATCTCGGCGTGACCTACGGCAAGAATATAAGCCGCTTCGACGATCAGACGATCTTGATCACCGGTGATCGCGAAGAGCCCCGCGGCGACTGGACGGTCAAGACGAAAATCCTGCAGCCCGGAGGCGAGGATTTTCTCGTGGACTATCGCCTGCGCAAGATCAAGGGGTCATGGCGCGTCATCGACGTCGTCGTCGAGCATATCAGCCTCGTGGCCAACTTCCGCTCTCAGGTGCAGGAACTCTTCTCCAAACGGGGCCTCGACGAGACCCTCGTCTTTCTGGCGGAAAAAAATG
This window harbors:
- a CDS encoding ABC transporter substrate-binding protein; this translates as MRFVMQFLMLFVAILLPGTSIGSEQKPTAFVSDMADEVIVVLKQGNLSDESKIARIETIADRRFHFPSIARLVAARNWRRMDTAQKKAFSKEFQKHLGVTYGKNISRFDDQTILITGDREEPRGDWTVKTKILQPGGEDFLVDYRLRKIKGSWRVIDVVVEHISLVANFRSQVQELFSKRGLDETLVFLAEKNASGQSILPPDQTTPSR